One segment of Actinomycetota bacterium DNA contains the following:
- the ispD gene encoding 2-C-methyl-D-erythritol 4-phosphate cytidylyltransferase has product MLKVINVAVIAAAGRGERMGLEGGKQYILLGDKPILAHTLQVFEDCTPIHQVIVVANPEDIEFCRDEIVEKYGLSKVLEVVAGGPKRQDSVYNGLQVLPKGTTTVIIHDGARPLVTPQIIEKAISALKGWDGVVVGIPATDTIKEVEDERVVRTRPRAKLWSAQTPQVFQLKPLLEAHKQAKSDNFYGTDDAVLLERMEYRIRMIMGSHENIKITTPEDLLMAEAILKRRQGSRS; this is encoded by the coding sequence GTGCTTAAGGTCATAAATGTTGCTGTGATCGCCGCTGCGGGAAGGGGGGAGAGGATGGGGCTTGAAGGTGGTAAACAATATATTCTCCTGGGTGACAAACCAATTTTAGCCCATACCCTCCAGGTCTTTGAAGATTGTACCCCCATACATCAGGTTATAGTGGTGGCAAATCCCGAGGATATAGAGTTTTGTCGAGACGAAATCGTCGAAAAATACGGACTCTCCAAGGTATTAGAGGTGGTCGCTGGGGGGCCTAAAAGGCAGGACTCCGTGTACAATGGTCTCCAAGTCCTTCCCAAAGGAACCACAACGGTGATAATCCATGATGGAGCGCGCCCCCTTGTAACCCCTCAAATCATAGAGAAGGCAATTTCTGCGTTGAAGGGTTGGGATGGTGTGGTGGTCGGAATCCCCGCTACGGATACCATCAAAGAGGTAGAGGATGAAAGGGTAGTCCGAACTCGTCCACGCGCGAAATTGTGGTCCGCTCAAACCCCCCAAGTATTTCAATTAAAGCCACTACTTGAGGCTCACAAGCAGGCGAAATCCGATAATTTTTATGGTACCGATGACGCGGTTCTCCTCGAGAGAATGGAGTACCGCATAAGAATGATCATGGGTTCCCATGAAAATATTAAAATAACGACTCCCGAAGATTTACTGATGGCCGAAGCC